One genomic window of Anticarsia gemmatalis isolate Benzon Research Colony breed Stoneville strain chromosome 23, ilAntGemm2 primary, whole genome shotgun sequence includes the following:
- the LOC142983026 gene encoding uncharacterized protein LOC142983026 isoform X2, whose amino-acid sequence MATIKKIQHCKTKSKIIKLFNKLKEQSDSSYETSQDTIITLDQTEEDNSETENVVKTPTLKRSSTTPPNTDIKRRKVDSSLIIINDDDTIDNANLALPQSPQSSKRRIVCSTPINSRGSNSLQNSIIKTFENSNTNCEEFNKEIVNLTEEIHKTPINLTKEINKDSYVTIDLTADSEASKSKLNHTVINLENTIEHSSQTEDCTIVSVIDDDDESLSEDSEVTVVRKGKRRKKKKKKAQLNTFAKGISKLSSTEKGKLLELITQNIFSGCKLPSNNLESSENVGPSKSDETESQEATYIKEVILGVPSHNSVGSNIYHPSRDNKNKTGLRMIVIDGSNVAMSHTRGASFSVKGLKICIDFFLRRGHVVKAFVPRFRCKYGKSSDPRLLDYLERKGLVIYTPSREIKGRLHVPYDDRYIVQCAAEFDGVIVSDDQYRDLLKENPRWRKVIETRLLQFTWVDDMIMFPKDPFGKSGMSLEELLRHPRSDRPPESPI is encoded by the exons ATGGcgacaataaagaaaatacaacactgtaaaactaaaagcaaaattataaagttatttaacaaattaaaagaaCAGAGTGACAGTTCTTATGAGACTTCTCAAGATACTATTATAACTCTTGATCAGACGGAAGAAGATAACTCGGAGACAGAGAATGTTGTTAAAACACCTACCCTGAAACGTAGCAGTACGACACCCCCAAATACAGATATAAAAAGGAGAAAAGTTGATAgcagtttaattattataaatgatgaTGATACAATAGATAATGCCAACCTTGCCTTGCCACAGTCACCGCAAAGCTCTAAAAGGCGGATTGTTTGCTCTACACCCATCAACAGTCGAGGCAGTAATTCTTTACAGAacagtataataaaaacttttgagAATTCAAATACTAACTGTgaagaatttaataaagaaattgttaACTTAACTGAAGAGATACATAAAACTCCAATAAATTTAACTAAAGAGATTAATAAAGATTCATACGTCACTATAGATTTGACAGCCGACAGTGAAGCTTCGAAGTCTAAATTAAATCATACAGTTATCAACCTGGAAAATACTATAGAACATTCGTCACAAACCGAAGATTGTACAATAGTGTCCGttattgatgatgatgatgagtcaTTGAGTGAAGATTCAGAAGTAACCGTTGTACGGAAAGGTAAACgaaggaagaagaagaagaaaaaagcACAGCTAAATACATTTGCGAAGGGTATTTCTAAGTTAAGTTCGACAGAGAAGGGGAAACTCTTGGAATTgatcacacaaaatattttcagtggTTGTAAGTTACCTAGTAATAACTTGGAGAGCAGTGAAAATGTAGGG CCAtcaaaatcggatgaaacagaaTCGCAAGAAGCGACTTACATCAAGGAAGTGATACTGGGAGTACCGTCACATAACAGTGTGGGCAGCAACATCTATCATCCAAGCAGAGATAATAAGAACAAGACTGGCTTGCGGATGATTGTCATTGATGGCAGCAATGTTGCCATGTC GCACACCCGAGGAGCAAGTTTCTCAGTTAAAGGCCTGAAAATATGCATCGACTTCTTCTTGCGTCGAGGTCACGTAGTCAAAGCATTTGTACCGAGGTTCAG GTGTAAATATGGCAAGAGTAGTGACCCTCGACTCTTGGACTATTTGGAGAGGAAAGGCCTGGTCATCTACACACCTTCCAGGGAGATCAAGGGCCGGCTACATGTGCCCTATGATGAtag GTATATCGTCCAATGCGCGGCGGAATTCGACGGCGTCATCGTATCAGATGATCAATACCGAGACTTGCTCAAAGAGAACCCTCGATGGCGCAAAGTAATTGAAACACGACTGTTGCAGTTTACATGGGTCGATGACATGATAATGTTCCCTAAAGACCCATTTGGCAAGTCTGGAATGTCATTGGAAGAGTTACTCCGTCATCCGCGAAGTGATAGACCTCCCGAATCTCCTATATGA
- the LOC142983026 gene encoding uncharacterized protein LOC142983026 isoform X1: MGKPSSSKQLTKSDHSLNSSQSISRLQVPLSAQKMATIKKIQHCKTKSKIIKLFNKLKEQSDSSYETSQDTIITLDQTEEDNSETENVVKTPTLKRSSTTPPNTDIKRRKVDSSLIIINDDDTIDNANLALPQSPQSSKRRIVCSTPINSRGSNSLQNSIIKTFENSNTNCEEFNKEIVNLTEEIHKTPINLTKEINKDSYVTIDLTADSEASKSKLNHTVINLENTIEHSSQTEDCTIVSVIDDDDESLSEDSEVTVVRKGKRRKKKKKKAQLNTFAKGISKLSSTEKGKLLELITQNIFSGCKLPSNNLESSENVGPSKSDETESQEATYIKEVILGVPSHNSVGSNIYHPSRDNKNKTGLRMIVIDGSNVAMSHTRGASFSVKGLKICIDFFLRRGHVVKAFVPRFRCKYGKSSDPRLLDYLERKGLVIYTPSREIKGRLHVPYDDRYIVQCAAEFDGVIVSDDQYRDLLKENPRWRKVIETRLLQFTWVDDMIMFPKDPFGKSGMSLEELLRHPRSDRPPESPI; this comes from the exons ATGGGCAAGCCATCATCTTCCAAGCAACTT accAAATCTGACCATTCTCTAAATTCAAGTCAGAGTATCTCAAGGCTACAAGTGCCATTGAGTGCTCAAAAAATGGcgacaataaagaaaatacaacactgtaaaactaaaagcaaaattataaagttatttaacaaattaaaagaaCAGAGTGACAGTTCTTATGAGACTTCTCAAGATACTATTATAACTCTTGATCAGACGGAAGAAGATAACTCGGAGACAGAGAATGTTGTTAAAACACCTACCCTGAAACGTAGCAGTACGACACCCCCAAATACAGATATAAAAAGGAGAAAAGTTGATAgcagtttaattattataaatgatgaTGATACAATAGATAATGCCAACCTTGCCTTGCCACAGTCACCGCAAAGCTCTAAAAGGCGGATTGTTTGCTCTACACCCATCAACAGTCGAGGCAGTAATTCTTTACAGAacagtataataaaaacttttgagAATTCAAATACTAACTGTgaagaatttaataaagaaattgttaACTTAACTGAAGAGATACATAAAACTCCAATAAATTTAACTAAAGAGATTAATAAAGATTCATACGTCACTATAGATTTGACAGCCGACAGTGAAGCTTCGAAGTCTAAATTAAATCATACAGTTATCAACCTGGAAAATACTATAGAACATTCGTCACAAACCGAAGATTGTACAATAGTGTCCGttattgatgatgatgatgagtcaTTGAGTGAAGATTCAGAAGTAACCGTTGTACGGAAAGGTAAACgaaggaagaagaagaagaaaaaagcACAGCTAAATACATTTGCGAAGGGTATTTCTAAGTTAAGTTCGACAGAGAAGGGGAAACTCTTGGAATTgatcacacaaaatattttcagtggTTGTAAGTTACCTAGTAATAACTTGGAGAGCAGTGAAAATGTAGGG CCAtcaaaatcggatgaaacagaaTCGCAAGAAGCGACTTACATCAAGGAAGTGATACTGGGAGTACCGTCACATAACAGTGTGGGCAGCAACATCTATCATCCAAGCAGAGATAATAAGAACAAGACTGGCTTGCGGATGATTGTCATTGATGGCAGCAATGTTGCCATGTC GCACACCCGAGGAGCAAGTTTCTCAGTTAAAGGCCTGAAAATATGCATCGACTTCTTCTTGCGTCGAGGTCACGTAGTCAAAGCATTTGTACCGAGGTTCAG GTGTAAATATGGCAAGAGTAGTGACCCTCGACTCTTGGACTATTTGGAGAGGAAAGGCCTGGTCATCTACACACCTTCCAGGGAGATCAAGGGCCGGCTACATGTGCCCTATGATGAtag GTATATCGTCCAATGCGCGGCGGAATTCGACGGCGTCATCGTATCAGATGATCAATACCGAGACTTGCTCAAAGAGAACCCTCGATGGCGCAAAGTAATTGAAACACGACTGTTGCAGTTTACATGGGTCGATGACATGATAATGTTCCCTAAAGACCCATTTGGCAAGTCTGGAATGTCATTGGAAGAGTTACTCCGTCATCCGCGAAGTGATAGACCTCCCGAATCTCCTATATGA